GAACCAGAGCGCAATACCGAGACCGATAATGAACGCAGCGTCGATCAGGCCGGCCAGCAGGAACATCTTGACCTGCAGCGCATTCATCAGCTCGGGCTGGCGTGCCGATGCCTCGAGGTACTTGCCGCCCATCAGTGCGATACCGATACAAGCACCCAGAGCGCCGAGGCCGATGATCAGACCGCAGGCGATAGCAACGAATCCCAGTTCCATAACAACTCCTTAATGATAAGAATAGAAAAACAACAACAACCTGATGAACTGCAAATCAGTGACCGTCATGCGCCTGGCCGATATACACCAGCGTCAGCATCATGAAAATGAATGCCTGCAGCGTGATCACCAGGATGTGAAAGATCGCCCAGGACAGGCCGGCAACGAGGTGGCCGGCCGCGAGCAGGATGCTCGGTGCGTTCATGCCGGTCCATGCGCCACCCATCAGCGCGATCAGCATGAAAATGAGTTCACCTGCAAACATGTTGCCGAACAGCCGCATGCCGTGCGACACGGTCTTTGCGAGGAATTCGATGACGTTCATGGCGAAGTTGAACGGCGCCAGCAGGATGTGATTGCCGAACGGTGCGGAAATCAGCTCGTGGAACCAGCCGCCGGCGCCCTTGATCTTCACGTTGTAGTAAAGGCACAGCAGCAGTACGGCGATCGACATGCCCATCGTTGCGTTGATGTCGGCCGTCGGCACGACACGCATGTAGGCGTGATGCGGATCGTGGCCCGCGGCGACATACACACCTTCCCAGATGCGCGGCAGCAGATCGACCGGCAGCAGGTCCATCGCATTCATGAAGAAAATCCAGACAAACACGGTCAGCGCGAGCGGGGCCACGAAGCGGCGCGATTCTTCGCTGTGGATCATGCCCTTGGCCTGATCGGCAACCATCTCGACGAGGATTTCGACCGCGGCCTGGAAACGGCCCGGAACACCCGACGTGGCCTTCGCCGCGGCGCGGTGCAGAAGGAACACCGTCAGCAGACCCAGCACGATCGAATAGAACAGCGTATCGACGTTGTACAACCCGAAATCAATCAGGTTGGCCTGCATTTCGCCGGAATTGTTCAGAAACGTCAGGTGGTGGGCGATGTATTCGCCCGCGGTGGGAGCGGCGTGCGTCAGTTCGGTTCCGGATGCCATGTCAGTGTTTGAGCAAGAAAGCAAAAAAACCAGCCTGCAGCGCGGCAGCCAGACCTCCGACAAACCAGCCCCACATGAGGTCCGGTACGAGGTAAAGGCTCAACGCCAGCAGTCCAATCGTCGAGAGGATCTTGATCGCCTCGCCGAAGAAGAATTCGAGCGGATATGCGTTGCCGGACGCTGAGGCAACTTTTGTCAGCCGGTTCAACCTGAGGGCGAACAGCAGTGACGGGAGCGCGTAGCTCAATCCGCCCAGCAGCACCGACAACCCTGCAAGCGTCCCACCGAACAACAGCGCACAACCGGTAATGACCAGAATCAGCGAAAGCTGCAGCATGACCGCCTTCAGCATGCCAGCTCTTTCCGTTCCACAGCGACTTTCCGGCCCACTGCGCGAACCTGTCCGATCAACAACGTCAGCGTCGCTTGCGCGACATCCCCAACTGCATTGCAGCGGCACACACGGAACTTATGCGCCACACACAAAGTCCGCGATGATACATGAGCTTACAAGACCGGTCAATCGAAGCGGAGCGCAGATTCCAGGTGACCACGCGGCCTGCGCGCTGCGCCGCAACATGACTTGGGCTTGACGCCGCGCGTCAATTAGTCGATATTTTTCGACATGATAAGCGCTTACCGATCGGACATCCCGCCGGAGTGGCTGCACCTGTCGCATGTCTTTGCGGCGCTCGGCGATGAAGAGCGCCAGCGCATCCTGCTGCTGTTCGAGCCGGGCGCTCCGCTGAACGCCAGCGACATCGCCAGGGCTTCGACGTTGAGCCGAACGACCGTATCGCATCACCTCAAGCTGCTGTGCGACGCCGGCATACTCGAACGGTCGCGACACGGCCGCGAGATACACTTCCGGCTCTGTGCCGCAGCACTGATCGGCCACCTGAAGAGCGTGATCGACTATCTGGAAGATCACCGATGACGACCGCCGGTACGCCTTGCCGTTCAACATCCACTGACGCATCGTCCGCGGCCTTCGCCGGACTCGATGTTGCCGCGCTCGCCGGTCGCCTCGGCGGTACGCCGTTCTTCGCCTACGACGCCGCGGCGATCGAATCGCGCATCGACACGCTGCGCGCACAGCTGCCCGCGGACACGCTGCTCTGTTACGCGGTGAAAGCCAATCCGCTGCCGGCGTTGCTGCGCCGCCTGCAGCCGAGACTGGATGGCGCCGACGTCAGCTCGGGCGAGGAAATCCGGCGCGCGCTGGCAGCCGGGTTTGTCGGTGCGCAGCTGGGTTTCACCGGACCGGGCAAAAGCGATGCGGACCTGACGCTTGCGGTGCGCGAAGGCGTGCGCCTGTGCGCGGAATCGATCGGCGAAATCGGTCGCATCGCACGCATCGCAGCACGCGAAGGCCTGCCGGCGCGGGTTGCACTGCGCGTCAATCCGGATGTTGCGATGACGGGCACGCATGTACGCATGAATGAAGCGGGTGTATTCGGCATCGACAGCAACCAGCTTCCGGCTGCACTGCGCGCAGTGCGCGACCACCGACTCACCTTCGCAGGTTTCCACTATTACTGTGCGTCGCGCATGCTCGACGCCAACGCGGTGAACGCGCTGCATGCATTCTGCACGGCCGACGCGCTGCGTGCGGCCGATGACGCCGGGCTGGCGCTGGACTGGCTCAATCTCGGTGGCGGCTTCGGCATCCCGGCCAGTGCGGACGAGGCGCCGCTCGACATGACTGCGGTCACGGCGCACCTGCACCACGTCGACGCACGGCTGAAGGCAGCGCATCCGGGTACGCGAATCGCGCTCGAGCCTGGTCGCTACCTGGTTGGCGAGGCCGGCATCTACGTCTGCCGCATTCTCGACCGGAAGACGGTGCGCGGGCGCACCTGGCTGGTCGCTGACGGCGGGGCCCATCATCACCTGCACGCCACCCTGCAACCCGATCGTGCGCAAGCCGCCAATCTGCCGATGACCCTGCTGCAGACCGTCCCCGACGCCGGGACCGAATGCGTCAGCATCGCCGGGCCGCTGTGCGCGCCCTTCGATGTACTGGCTCGCGACATCACCCTGCCGGTCGCGCAGCCGGGTGACCTGCTCGTGGTGTTCCAGTCCGGCGCTTACGGCGCGAGCGCAAGTCCGGTGAACTTCCTGGGCCATCCGCCGGCGGCGGAGATCGTGCTGTGACGCCCGCCGCGCGCCACCTGCTTACACTGAGCCTGATGATGACCTTCGCGCACCCTGCCGCTGCCGCGTCCGACGGATTGTCCGGCGGACGGCTTGGCCTGCACGACGCGACCGGTTTTCGCGCCGTCAAGGGCGCCTGTGCCGGATGTGCTGCCTCGCCGCAGGCGCTGTGGTATTTCCAGGACGACTGGATCGCCGTGCCGCATGGACCGGCGAGCGGTTTCGATCCTGCGCTGACCGCGCAGGACGATGTACACACCTGGGCGCAGGCATACGACGCAGGTTCCGAGGCGACGCACCCGCCGCTGATCTGGATCGGCTCGCCTCATATGCTGACCGGCGCGCGCCTGACGGCCGACGGCACCCGGCTCGACATCGGCGACGGCAAGAGCCTGGCCTTTTCGCTGGTCCAGCAGCTGCCATCGAACGCGTCGTGGTTCAACGCAGACAGCGTCGCCTGGCTGCAGGGCCAGCCGCTGACCTTGCGCGGTGAGGCGAACGCCGGCGCCTTCATGGCGCGCACCGTGTGGCCGCACCACTTCGACATCGACCTCACGGTGCTCAGCACCGAACCGCTGCGCGACGGCGAAACGCTGGCCACGCTGGTGCGCGCCAACGAGGGCGGTGCGCGCCAGCCGCCGTCGGTACGCCTGCTGTGGGAACGCACGCCGGGCGCGGCGCGCTCGGCCGCCGGCAAGCCGGTGCTTGCGCTGGTGCTCAATGGCGCCCAGGGTGACGATGACGAGGCACACGGCGGCCATTTCGCCCTCGCCACAGGCGTACTCGGGGAGCACGGCCAGTGGAGCGGCTGGCTGGTTAACAATTTCTACAACCTTGATGCCTGGAGCGAAAAGGGCATCGTCGCGGCGACGCTGCCGATGGACGCCTACCTGACCGATCTCAATGCAGGTCAGGCCTGGTACCGACCCTCGGCGGTGCTGGTCGCCGTGCTGCGCGAGCCGCGCGCCGCTGCCCTAGTGCAGCAGGGCATCGACCGCGTGTTCAGCCACTTCTACCGGCACGACTTCAGCTACCGCCACGCCACTGCCAATTGCGCCGGCGTCAGTCTCGACACGCTGCGTTCGCTCGGCTGGGCGGTACCGCAGCTGGGCCCGACGTCGAAACTGAAAGCCTGGCTTGGCCTGCCCTGGATGACGGTCACGGAGTTGAGCCTGGCCAGTGGCCTGCAGGCCTTCGACTACATGAGCGCGGAACGCAGCGGCCTGTTTCCTTTCGTCGCCTTCAACGTCGCCGGCAGCGACCTCCTCGGCCGGCTGGCGGCCGGCAAGGCGGCGGATCGGGGACTCGAGCGCCTGCTGGCTGACGACGTCGAAGCACTGTTGTACATCCACATCCCGCAGATTCCATCTTCGCGTGCATTTGGCCGCGCACCGGTCACGTCCTACGATGAGTATTCCGGGCGCGTACCGACCGACCGCTCGCAATGGATCGTCCGGCCGGCGCCTCCGCGGCCCTTCCCCGACGAGCTGCGCGACGCATCGGCACCGAAGGAGGCGCCGCCGGCGTCGCGCCGCGCGCTCATCGTCTGGCTGGTGGCGCTCGGCGCGGTCGCGCTGTGGCTGCTAAGCCGGCTGTTCCGCCGCTGACCGGGGCCCCGCATGAGTTCCCAGTTCCACCTGTTGAAGGAAGGCCGCTTCCGGCCCTTCTTCCTGACCCAGCTGCTGGGCGCGCTGAACGACAACGTCTTCAAGACCGCATTGATCACGCTGCTCACCTTCCGGGCCGGCAGCATCACCGACCTGTCGCCCGGGCTGCTCGCCACCGTGCTGCCGGGCGTGTTCATCCTGCCCTTCTTCCTGTTTTCGGCCACCTGCGGCCAGCTCGCCGACAAGTACGACCGCGCCATGCTGGCCCGCCTGAGCAAACTGCTGGAAATCGTCGTCATGGCGCTCGGCGCCTGGGGCTTCGTCGCCGGCAATCTGCCGGCGCTGGTGCTGGCACTGTTCCTGATGGGCACGCAGTCGACGCTGTTCGGGCCGGTCAAGTACGCCTACCTGCCACAGCATCTGCAAGACGGCGAACTGGTCGGCGGCAACGGGCTGGTCGAATCGGGTACTTTCATCGCCATTCTCGGCGGGCAGATCCTGGGCGCCTGGCTGGTCGGCAATACTTCGGCCGGCGCCATCGCGCTGGTGGTGCTCGCGCTGGCCGTCATCGGCTGGTGGACCAGCCGCGGCATCCCGCTGTCTCCGGCGCCCGAACCGGCGATGCGGCTGGACTGGAACCCGCTCAGTGCCACGCGCGACACGCTGCGCTTTGCCACCGGCAACCGCACGGTGTGGCTGTCGCTGCTCGGCGTGTCATGGTTCTGGTTCTACGGTGCGACGCTGCTGGCGCAGTTTCCGGTCTATGCCGCCGACGTGCTGGGCGGCGGCGAGGGGGTGTTCATTCTGCTGCTGGCGGTGTTTTCTGTCGGTGTCGGTGCCGGTTCGCTGGCCTGCGAAAAGCTGTCCGTCGGCAAGGTGGAAATCGGCCTGGTGCCATTCGGCGCAATCGGGCTGACGCTGTTCGGCATCGATCTGTTCTTCGCCACGCCGTCGTCACCGGCAACTTACGACGGCAGTGCAGCGGGCTTCCTGCAGCAGGCCGCGCACTGGCGGCTGCTGATCGACATCGCGCTGATCGGCACCGCCGGCGGCATCTACATCGTGCCGCTGTACGCGCTGATCCAGAGCCGCTGCGAAAGACATCACGTCGCGCGCGTCATCGCCGCCAACAACATCCTCAATGCGGGTTTCATGGTGGTGTCGGCGCTGGTCAGCCTGCTGCTGTTCCGGGCCGGGCTGGATCTTCCGCAGCTGTTTCTGGTGACCGCACTTTTCAACGCCGTGGTCGCGATCTACATCTACACGCTGGTGCCGGAATTCCTGATGCGCTTCATCGTGTGGATACTGATCCACACCGTGTACCGGCTCGACACCAAAGGACTCGAACGCATCCCGGACGACGGCCCGGCCGTCGTCGTGTGCAACCACGTGAGCTTCGTCGACGCACTGGTCATCACGGCCGCATGCCGGCGGCCGATCCGCTTCGTCATGGACCACCGCATCTTCCGCACACCGATACTGAGCTTCGTGTTCCGGACCAATCGCTGCATTCCGATCGCGCCGGCGAAGGAAGACCCGGTGCTGCTCGAACGCGCATACGAGGAGATCGCGGCAGCGCTCGAAGCCGGCGACCTGGTGGGTCTGTTCCCGGAAGGACGCATCACCGATACCGGCGAGCTGTATCCGTTCAAGCCGGGCATCACGCGCATCCTCGAGCGCACGCCGGCGCCGGTGATTCCACTCGCGCTGCGCGGCCTGTGGGGCAGTTTCTTCTCGCGCAAGGACGGGCCGGCGATGAGCCGGGTGCCGCGACGCGGTCCGTTCAGCCGCATCGAGCTGGTGGCCGGTGACGCCATTGCGCCGGATGCCGCGACACCGGCAGCACTGCAGGTGATCGTCGCCGGGCTGCGCGGCGAACGGCGATGAGGCGCCTGTCATGCTGACTGCCATCCTGTGTCTGCTCGGCCTCGTCGCGGGGGCTGCGCACGGCGGAATCGAAAGCTTCGTCGGCGCCGCCGTCGGCCTCGCCGCCGGCCTGTGGATCAGCGCCCGCAGCGCGCAGCGGGAACG
The sequence above is a segment of the Methyloversatilis sp. RAC08 genome. Coding sequences within it:
- the atpE gene encoding F0F1 ATP synthase subunit C yields the protein MELGFVAIACGLIIGLGALGACIGIALMGGKYLEASARQPELMNALQVKMFLLAGLIDAAFIIGLGIALWFATSTFLK
- the atpB gene encoding F0F1 ATP synthase subunit A, yielding MASGTELTHAAPTAGEYIAHHLTFLNNSGEMQANLIDFGLYNVDTLFYSIVLGLLTVFLLHRAAAKATSGVPGRFQAAVEILVEMVADQAKGMIHSEESRRFVAPLALTVFVWIFFMNAMDLLPVDLLPRIWEGVYVAAGHDPHHAYMRVVPTADINATMGMSIAVLLLCLYYNVKIKGAGGWFHELISAPFGNHILLAPFNFAMNVIEFLAKTVSHGMRLFGNMFAGELIFMLIALMGGAWTGMNAPSILLAAGHLVAGLSWAIFHILVITLQAFIFMMLTLVYIGQAHDGH
- a CDS encoding ATP synthase subunit I — translated: MLKAVMLQLSLILVITGCALLFGGTLAGLSVLLGGLSYALPSLLFALRLNRLTKVASASGNAYPLEFFFGEAIKILSTIGLLALSLYLVPDLMWGWFVGGLAAALQAGFFAFLLKH
- a CDS encoding ArsR/SmtB family transcription factor, which gives rise to MISAYRSDIPPEWLHLSHVFAALGDEERQRILLLFEPGAPLNASDIARASTLSRTTVSHHLKLLCDAGILERSRHGREIHFRLCAAALIGHLKSVIDYLEDHR
- a CDS encoding alanine racemase, with amino-acid sequence MTTAGTPCRSTSTDASSAAFAGLDVAALAGRLGGTPFFAYDAAAIESRIDTLRAQLPADTLLCYAVKANPLPALLRRLQPRLDGADVSSGEEIRRALAAGFVGAQLGFTGPGKSDADLTLAVREGVRLCAESIGEIGRIARIAAREGLPARVALRVNPDVAMTGTHVRMNEAGVFGIDSNQLPAALRAVRDHRLTFAGFHYYCASRMLDANAVNALHAFCTADALRAADDAGLALDWLNLGGGFGIPASADEAPLDMTAVTAHLHHVDARLKAAHPGTRIALEPGRYLVGEAGIYVCRILDRKTVRGRTWLVADGGAHHHLHATLQPDRAQAANLPMTLLQTVPDAGTECVSIAGPLCAPFDVLARDITLPVAQPGDLLVVFQSGAYGASASPVNFLGHPPAAEIVL
- a CDS encoding MFS transporter, with the protein product MSSQFHLLKEGRFRPFFLTQLLGALNDNVFKTALITLLTFRAGSITDLSPGLLATVLPGVFILPFFLFSATCGQLADKYDRAMLARLSKLLEIVVMALGAWGFVAGNLPALVLALFLMGTQSTLFGPVKYAYLPQHLQDGELVGGNGLVESGTFIAILGGQILGAWLVGNTSAGAIALVVLALAVIGWWTSRGIPLSPAPEPAMRLDWNPLSATRDTLRFATGNRTVWLSLLGVSWFWFYGATLLAQFPVYAADVLGGGEGVFILLLAVFSVGVGAGSLACEKLSVGKVEIGLVPFGAIGLTLFGIDLFFATPSSPATYDGSAAGFLQQAAHWRLLIDIALIGTAGGIYIVPLYALIQSRCERHHVARVIAANNILNAGFMVVSALVSLLLFRAGLDLPQLFLVTALFNAVVAIYIYTLVPEFLMRFIVWILIHTVYRLDTKGLERIPDDGPAVVVCNHVSFVDALVITAACRRPIRFVMDHRIFRTPILSFVFRTNRCIPIAPAKEDPVLLERAYEEIAAALEAGDLVGLFPEGRITDTGELYPFKPGITRILERTPAPVIPLALRGLWGSFFSRKDGPAMSRVPRRGPFSRIELVAGDAIAPDAATPAALQVIVAGLRGERR